TTCCTTAGAAATCTCTTGTTTTTCATACTCTTCAATCTCTTCAGGAGAAACATAGTCTATAGCACCAAATTCAAACATTCTTACAACACCTACTACGTGCAACTCAGCATTATTGCATTTAGCTAACTCTATGGCTCTATCTAATGCTTTCAAAGAATTTTCAGACCCGTCATAAGCAACTACAATTTTTTTAAACATAAAATCATCCTCCGTTAAATACTGTATGAATAACTTTTGTAACTATGTATCCACCAAAAAATAGGTATAAAAATAAAACCGATGCTGCATAGATTGGCTTCATACCGGCTTTTTTCATTTTTTCAATATTAGTCTCAATTCCAAGTGCCGCCATAGACATAGTTAATAAAAACGTATCTACTTGGTTAATTATATTAACATAAGTTTTGTCTAAAAGTGACATGGAATTTATTCCAATCATTGCAATAAAACCAAATACAAACCAAGGAATTGGAATTTCTCTTAAATTTACTCCATGCGTAGCATGCTTTTTTGCAAAGAAAAAGCTCAAAACTATAAGCAGTGGAGCAAGCATTATTACTCTCGTTAGTTTTGAAATTGTCGCCGTGTTAGCTGCAACATCAGATACAGCAAAGCCTGCAGCAACAGCCTGAGCTACTTCATGAACTGTTGCACCGGCATAGATGCCATATAAAGCATCATCCATTCCTAACAATAAACCAGCTTTATAAACAGCCGGATATAAAAACATAGAAATTGTGCCAAAAATCGTAACAGTAGCTACTGCCATAGCTGCTTGATGCATTTGTCCCTTTACTATTGGAGCGGTTGCTAATACTGCAGATGCACCACATATTGAAGAACCGGACGCAAGCATATAGCTCGTTTGCTCATCAAGTCCAAAAACTTTTTTAGATACATAAACTCCAAGTAAAAACGTCGTTAAAAGCATAATTGCATCGATTATAATTCCTTCAAGACCGACATCAATAACGTTTTGGAACGTTAGCCTAAACCCCAAGAAGATAATAGCAATTCTTAAAATTTTCTTTAAAGAAAAGTTAATACCCGGTTTTAAAACTTCCGGAATTTTAATTGAATTGCCTACAATTAAGCCGATAATAATCGCAACAATCAATGGACTAAAATTAACGGTAGATTTTACAATTTCTAAGTTAGATATAAACATTGCGATTACTGATAAAATAGCAGTAATCAGTATTCCCGGAATATAGTTCATCAAAAAAACCTCCCGAATTATTTGTTTATTCCGTAATTCTTGACAAGATAATCAATTATTTTTTCTGAATCTTCTTTGTTTATTGGTGCGCCAAGTTTAATCATTTTATTAACCTCTGCTTCCCAGCCTTTTCTGTCTAAAAACTTTGAATTCATCATAATATAGTCAACACTATGACATGCAGAGCAGTAAGCTTGAACCAACTCCTTATTTTTTCCTTCTTTTAATACTAAATTTTCTTCTCCGGCATAAGATATAGAAAATACTGCTAATACAATTGCAATAAATTTCCTCATTTTTAAATACCTCCTAATTAAATGACTTTTATATCTATTTTTTGAATAGCGTTATAACCATATCCATGAGGCTCCCAGATTGGTTCTATTGGTTGTGTTTGTCCAATGCTGTTTGTAGCCTTTACCATGATTGTATATTTTCCTTTTTTATTAGGCTTAAACACATAACTAAACTGTCTCCATGAAAACTTGCCATAATCTTTATCTAATTGTGCTTCTGCCCATGTTTTTCCACCATCTACAGAAACTTCTACCATTTTAATTCCATAACCACCATCCCATGTTAAACCTTTTACCTCTATTGGCTGACCTAACTTGAATACTTGCCCTTTTTCTATGTTTGTGATAATAGAGTTTATTGATATCTCTGTTATGGGCATATCTTCTGAGTTCATCTGAGACAAAAATCTCTCCCTTATTGGAAATTTATCGACAGAAACCCTGTAAGCGTTTTTCATCCAGAAATTATCTAAAGGAGTAGAAATTACCGTTATATCGGTTAAATGCTTCATCCAATAAGTCGCTGTCCAGCCGGGAACTACAAGCACGAGAGGATATCCATTTAAATATGGAATTGGCTCACCGTTCATCTCATAGGCAACTATTACCTCTTCTTGTGTAGCTTTCCAAACAGGAATACTTTTTACAAAATCAGGAGTTGTTGGCATAACACCAGAGTCAGCGCCATTATAGGCAACTTCAAGAGCGTTAGCCTTTAATCCGGCTTTATTCAAGATATCCTTTAATCTTACACCTTTCCACTTAGCATTTCCCATAGCTCCGTATCCCCATTGTACTCCAGGTGCATGTGGATTAAATAAACCTCTCATATTTCCAGAGCATGCTTTAAGGGCTACAATCTCAACTTGTTCAAATTTTGTTTTTAAGTCTTCCATTGTAAGTTCTAAAGTTTTTTCTACAGCATCTCCGGAGATTTTAAGCTTCCAATTTTTTTCATCGATACCTTGCGGTATGTTTGCAAGATGGTATCTAACAAAGAAAACATCGTTTGGAGTAAAGATTTCATTAAAGTATTTATATGGGGTCTCGTAGTTTGGAGCTCTAAAGGTTTTTTTTATCAAAGGCTTTTTTCCGGGCAAAGCTTCTAAAATTTGTTCTTTAATCGTTCCATCCGGAAGCAAATCTGCAGCAGGTCCTAAGAGAGATTTATTAACTTGAGCAAACATTTCCTTTGGAAGGAGTAAACCTGTTGCTGTCATAAGTAATCCTTTTTTCAATAATTCTCGTCTGTTCATGTATAGCCTCCTTAATAAACGTTCTTGTTAACAATCTACACAAATGGTAAGGTGAAATCAAATTTAAAATTTAAATAGAGGTATTTAAGAAATTTATAAAGTGAGTAATATCTTTTGATAGGAAATTGGTGATTTTTATGAAATTTAAATAATACCTCGGGTGAGAAATTCATTAAAAACATGAGATTTTTCGCCGGCTGCAGAATGACGAATAAGGTTGTCCTTCCTTTAACACTTATCAATCAATCTTTTCCTGTCATCGTATATTAAATATACCAAAAATTTTTAAACTTTAAGAGAATAAGTTTTATAATAATTACAGACATGGGAGAAAAAAGGAAGGACAGATCAAGTTTCTGTCATTAGTCTTTTAAGACCGCTGTAGGATGTTTTAGACTATCCTTCCTACAACTTCCTAAAACCTGCAGTAAGAACATTAGGCTTTTAAGCCTGTATTGATTACGATGATAGGTTATCAGGAAGTTTCTCTCATGTCAAGTATTTTATGAAAGGAGGTGCTTTTATGAACAACTATA
The window above is part of the Sulfurihydrogenibium sp. genome. Proteins encoded here:
- a CDS encoding molybdopterin-dependent oxidoreductase, which gives rise to MNRRELLKKGLLMTATGLLLPKEMFAQVNKSLLGPAADLLPDGTIKEQILEALPGKKPLIKKTFRAPNYETPYKYFNEIFTPNDVFFVRYHLANIPQGIDEKNWKLKISGDAVEKTLELTMEDLKTKFEQVEIVALKACSGNMRGLFNPHAPGVQWGYGAMGNAKWKGVRLKDILNKAGLKANALEVAYNGADSGVMPTTPDFVKSIPVWKATQEEVIVAYEMNGEPIPYLNGYPLVLVVPGWTATYWMKHLTDITVISTPLDNFWMKNAYRVSVDKFPIRERFLSQMNSEDMPITEISINSIITNIEKGQVFKLGQPIEVKGLTWDGGYGIKMVEVSVDGGKTWAEAQLDKDYGKFSWRQFSYVFKPNKKGKYTIMVKATNSIGQTQPIEPIWEPHGYGYNAIQKIDIKVI
- a CDS encoding cytochrome c; the protein is MRKFIAIVLAVFSISYAGEENLVLKEGKNKELVQAYCSACHSVDYIMMNSKFLDRKGWEAEVNKMIKLGAPINKEDSEKIIDYLVKNYGINK
- a CDS encoding YeiH family protein; translated protein: MNYIPGILITAILSVIAMFISNLEIVKSTVNFSPLIVAIIIGLIVGNSIKIPEVLKPGINFSLKKILRIAIIFLGFRLTFQNVIDVGLEGIIIDAIMLLTTFLLGVYVSKKVFGLDEQTSYMLASGSSICGASAVLATAPIVKGQMHQAAMAVATVTIFGTISMFLYPAVYKAGLLLGMDDALYGIYAGATVHEVAQAVAAGFAVSDVAANTATISKLTRVIMLAPLLIVLSFFFAKKHATHGVNLREIPIPWFVFGFIAMIGINSMSLLDKTYVNIINQVDTFLLTMSMAALGIETNIEKMKKAGMKPIYAASVLFLYLFFGGYIVTKVIHTVFNGG